One window from the genome of Mycolicibacterium gadium encodes:
- a CDS encoding LuxR C-terminal-related transcriptional regulator: MRLTWPLFGRTDEMQIIDAALMDGDVSGVLVSGVEGVGKSRIARECLAAAAKRGSETRWTAGASSARAIPLGAFSAWAPSGVTDTLQLLRGVIESLTESPSGAQVVLAVDDVHLLDDLSTFVVHQIVQRGAAKVILTVRDGEPIPPAVQEIWTTGRFARVDLGQLTLAETTALLTAALNGPVDPDAAGRLWNLTRGNMLYLRNIVEQEVADGRILQQNGLWRWVGEPVMPPGLVELIESRIGALSASVGDVVDVLAVGEPIELASLTRITDAGAIEEAETRGLISLEPAGDGIEVRVTHPLYGEVRRRRAPHSRLRRLRGVVASELAASTRDGDIRGVVRRATLTLDSDLTPHADLLVKAAYGAVWLGDLALADRLAEAASNVGSGPEPNFLRAHALSWFGRGGDAESLLASIDTSQLTDEEHARFAFLRSSNLLWALGDPQGAKDFIDEASRRVPSHKHTYIDAFLTVYWFAMDQPEMATECAKNVGLEDIPVVGAEVAWALAQIAADAGRTAEAVADAAAGYDVATRKLDAPHMRFNIADAEVSALLLAGQVSDALAVATRTRRQANDLPGAAPLLGAAVAGRAALGAGDLQNAIALLEYAAEGLSASYPEGWGYRYRVPLATALAMRGMSGEAAAMLAALDKFQRRFRSLDLERSLARAWVAAGQGVVSEAISELLAAAERASTKKQFAAEVLCLQTAVQFGDRTSAPRLRELESVVEGPRVGLAARFAEGVRDGDAAQLASVSEEFESMGDPVAAVDAAAHAALAFRRQDKRGSALGCSTRADRLAAECGAVTSALCQAGETLPLTERELEIVMLIGEGLTNRAIAERLTLSPRTVESHIYRAMTKTGTASREELATLLPRRGG, encoded by the coding sequence GTGCGATTGACGTGGCCGTTATTTGGCCGCACCGACGAGATGCAGATCATTGACGCCGCACTCATGGACGGCGATGTCTCAGGCGTGCTGGTCAGCGGCGTGGAGGGGGTCGGGAAAAGCCGAATCGCACGCGAATGCTTGGCCGCGGCGGCAAAGCGGGGTTCCGAAACTCGCTGGACGGCGGGTGCGTCGTCGGCCAGGGCGATACCGCTCGGCGCTTTCAGTGCCTGGGCACCGTCCGGGGTAACGGACACGCTTCAGCTGTTGCGCGGGGTAATCGAGTCGCTTACCGAATCGCCGTCAGGTGCCCAGGTTGTGCTGGCTGTCGACGACGTGCATCTGCTCGATGATCTGTCGACGTTCGTCGTGCACCAGATCGTCCAGCGAGGCGCGGCCAAGGTGATCCTCACCGTGCGAGACGGCGAGCCCATTCCCCCTGCGGTACAGGAGATATGGACGACGGGCAGGTTCGCGCGGGTCGATCTCGGGCAGCTGACGTTGGCCGAGACGACGGCGTTGTTGACGGCAGCACTGAACGGTCCGGTGGATCCGGACGCCGCTGGGCGACTGTGGAACCTGACCCGCGGCAACATGCTGTACCTGCGCAACATCGTCGAGCAGGAAGTTGCCGACGGACGCATTCTTCAACAGAACGGCCTTTGGCGATGGGTTGGTGAACCGGTTATGCCGCCGGGCCTGGTAGAGCTGATCGAATCTCGGATCGGTGCGTTATCCGCCTCGGTCGGTGACGTGGTCGATGTGCTCGCGGTGGGCGAGCCGATCGAACTCGCGAGCTTGACGCGGATAACCGATGCCGGCGCGATAGAGGAGGCCGAAACGCGTGGCCTCATCTCGCTGGAGCCCGCGGGCGACGGCATCGAAGTCCGGGTGACGCATCCGCTGTACGGCGAGGTGCGACGCAGGCGTGCGCCACACAGCCGACTGCGACGGCTTCGCGGAGTGGTCGCAAGCGAGCTGGCCGCATCCACGCGCGACGGCGACATTCGAGGTGTCGTGCGCCGCGCGACGTTAACGCTCGACTCTGACCTGACGCCGCACGCGGACCTACTCGTCAAGGCCGCATACGGAGCCGTCTGGTTGGGAGACCTGGCTCTCGCGGATCGGCTCGCGGAGGCGGCGAGCAACGTAGGCTCCGGTCCGGAGCCGAATTTTCTTCGCGCGCACGCGTTGTCATGGTTTGGACGGGGCGGAGACGCCGAGTCGTTGCTGGCCAGTATCGACACCAGCCAGTTGACCGACGAAGAACACGCGAGGTTCGCGTTTCTTCGATCGAGCAACCTGCTGTGGGCGCTGGGGGATCCGCAAGGTGCCAAGGATTTCATTGACGAGGCGTCACGTCGAGTGCCGTCACACAAGCACACGTACATCGACGCTTTTCTCACGGTCTACTGGTTCGCGATGGACCAGCCGGAGATGGCGACTGAATGCGCGAAAAATGTTGGACTCGAGGATATTCCGGTTGTCGGCGCCGAGGTGGCTTGGGCGCTGGCCCAGATTGCGGCGGATGCGGGCCGCACTGCCGAAGCGGTAGCGGACGCGGCTGCGGGATACGACGTGGCGACTCGCAAGCTGGACGCGCCGCACATGAGATTCAACATCGCCGACGCAGAAGTCAGTGCGTTACTGCTGGCCGGCCAGGTGTCCGATGCGCTGGCGGTAGCCACACGTACCCGCCGCCAGGCGAATGATCTTCCAGGCGCCGCGCCATTGCTCGGCGCGGCGGTGGCCGGGCGCGCCGCCCTTGGTGCAGGAGATCTGCAGAATGCAATTGCGCTACTGGAATACGCCGCCGAAGGGTTGTCTGCCTCGTATCCCGAGGGCTGGGGCTACCGATACCGGGTACCACTTGCCACTGCGCTGGCGATGCGGGGGATGAGCGGAGAAGCCGCGGCAATGCTGGCCGCTCTAGACAAATTTCAACGTCGATTCCGATCGCTGGACCTTGAACGGAGCCTTGCGCGGGCGTGGGTGGCCGCAGGGCAAGGTGTGGTCAGTGAGGCGATTTCGGAGTTGCTGGCCGCAGCTGAAAGGGCTTCTACCAAAAAGCAATTCGCGGCTGAAGTTCTGTGTTTGCAAACGGCTGTCCAGTTCGGTGACCGCACCAGCGCACCACGGTTGCGTGAGCTCGAGTCGGTTGTCGAGGGACCCCGAGTGGGCTTGGCGGCGCGCTTCGCCGAAGGCGTGCGTGATGGGGATGCTGCTCAGTTGGCCTCGGTGTCGGAGGAATTCGAATCCATGGGCGATCCCGTTGCCGCGGTGGATGCGGCCGCCCACGCTGCGCTGGCATTCCGTCGTCAGGACAAACGAGGTTCGGCACTCGGGTGCTCGACGCGCGCCGATCGCTTGGCCGCAGAGTGTGGCGCAGTAACGTCTGCGCTTTGTCAGGCCGGTGAGACGTTGCCGCTGACCGAGCGTGAACTAGAGATCGTGATGCTGATCGGGGAGGGATTGACGAATCGCGCTATCGCAGAACGACTTACCCTGTCCCCCCGAACGGTCGAGAGTCATATCTATCGGGCCATGACGAAGACCGGGACGGCCAGCCGTGAGGAACTGGCGACCCTGCTGCCACGGCGCGGGGGCTAG
- a CDS encoding SRPBCC family protein, whose amino-acid sequence MAVTETRDVVIEATPGEIMDVLTDLETLTEWSPTHQKVEVLERDAEGRPSKSRQVVKIVGITDEQVLNYTVYDDGVGWTLVSSKQQRAQTGRYTLTPDGDSTLVRFELMVDPTVPLPGFLIKRGAKGLMETATKGLREQVLKVKNRAG is encoded by the coding sequence ATGGCTGTCACAGAAACGCGCGACGTCGTCATCGAGGCGACGCCCGGCGAGATCATGGATGTGCTGACTGATTTGGAGACGTTGACCGAGTGGTCACCGACCCATCAGAAGGTCGAGGTGCTCGAACGCGATGCGGAGGGACGCCCGAGCAAGTCCAGGCAGGTCGTCAAGATCGTCGGCATAACCGACGAGCAGGTGCTGAACTACACCGTTTATGACGACGGTGTGGGCTGGACTCTCGTCAGCTCAAAGCAGCAGCGCGCCCAGACCGGCCGTTACACGCTGACGCCCGACGGCGATTCGACGCTGGTGCGCTTTGAATTGATGGTCGACCCGACGGTCCCCCTGCCCGGCTTCCTGATCAAACGGGGAGCCAAGGGACTGATGGAGACTGCGACCAAGGGCCTTCGCGAGCAGGTGCTGAAGGTCAAGAACCGCGCGGGGTAG
- a CDS encoding SRPBCC family protein codes for MATSDSREVVIEASPEEILDVIADVESTPDWSSQYQSAEILESHPDGRPRRVKMKVKSAGITDEQVVEYTWTDNKASWTLISAGQLKAQDASYTLTPDGDKTKVNFDITIDLSVPMPGFVLKRVMKGAMETATDGLRKQVLKVKKGS; via the coding sequence ATGGCTACCAGCGATTCCCGCGAGGTCGTAATCGAGGCAAGTCCCGAGGAGATTCTCGACGTCATCGCCGACGTCGAATCGACACCAGATTGGTCGTCGCAGTACCAGAGCGCGGAGATCCTGGAGTCTCATCCCGACGGCCGGCCCCGGCGCGTGAAGATGAAGGTGAAGTCCGCCGGAATCACCGACGAACAGGTGGTCGAGTACACCTGGACAGACAACAAGGCCAGCTGGACGCTGATCTCGGCGGGCCAGCTGAAGGCGCAGGACGCGTCGTACACGCTGACGCCGGACGGGGACAAGACAAAGGTCAACTTCGATATCACCATCGACCTGTCGGTGCCGATGCCCGGATTCGTGCTCAAGCGGGTGATGAAAGGTGCGATGGAAACCGCCACCGACGGCCTGCGCAAGCAGGTGCTGAAGGTGAAAAAGGGTAGCTGA
- a CDS encoding nuclear transport factor 2 family protein yields the protein MELWELSARERIRDSLARYNWSGDAMRLPELAESFCEGGELELRGGAPVQGRAAIVEFLGGAVASPNAVAQESGVRRIVRHNVTNIRFTEMTPQRARVACYFTVFTEIGLDHYGRYRDLFVPVDDEWLIRHRFVSTDWHAPNSTMAG from the coding sequence ATGGAACTTTGGGAGCTTTCGGCGCGCGAACGCATCCGCGACAGCCTCGCCCGCTACAACTGGTCCGGCGACGCGATGCGGCTACCCGAGCTCGCCGAATCCTTCTGCGAGGGCGGGGAGCTCGAGCTGCGCGGTGGCGCCCCGGTTCAGGGTCGCGCGGCTATCGTCGAGTTCCTCGGTGGCGCAGTCGCATCACCAAATGCGGTGGCGCAGGAATCGGGCGTGCGCCGCATCGTCCGTCACAACGTGACGAACATCCGGTTCACCGAAATGACGCCGCAGCGGGCCAGGGTCGCCTGCTACTTCACCGTCTTCACCGAGATCGGCCTCGATCACTACGGCCGCTATCGTGACCTCTTCGTGCCGGTCGATGATGAGTGGCTGATCCGTCACCGCTTCGTCTCGACCGATTGGCACGCGCCGAACTCGACCATGGCCGGCTAG
- a CDS encoding UBP-type zinc finger domain-containing protein: MSEAVDPTVPPSGTGCVECDEHGGWWVHLRRCAACGHIGCCDDSLARHASAHWRSTGHPIIRSFEPGEDWFWNYDTNRYYDGPELAAPQNHPEDQPAPGPADRVPGNWMAQLRSRSD; encoded by the coding sequence ATGAGCGAAGCCGTCGATCCGACCGTCCCGCCGAGCGGTACCGGGTGTGTTGAGTGCGATGAGCACGGCGGGTGGTGGGTGCACCTTCGGCGCTGCGCCGCTTGCGGACACATCGGTTGCTGTGACGACTCGTTGGCGAGGCACGCGTCGGCGCACTGGCGCTCCACCGGACATCCGATCATCCGGTCCTTCGAACCGGGCGAGGACTGGTTCTGGAACTACGATACGAACCGGTACTACGACGGACCCGAGCTCGCGGCCCCCCAAAACCACCCCGAAGACCAGCCCGCCCCCGGACCGGCGGATCGGGTTCCCGGCAACTGGATGGCACAGCTTCGTAGTCGCTCCGACTGA
- a CDS encoding NAD-dependent epimerase/dehydratase family protein yields MGLTVAVTGPTGEIGISAVTALDRDPVVERIIGMARRPFDPAGQGWTKTEYRQGDITERGDVDDLVADADVVVHLAFIIMGTREESARVNLAGTRNVFEATVAAQRPRRLVYTSSVAAYGYHSDNPSPITEDVPPRGSPEHYYSEQKAACEAALKETVAGSDLEVYVLRPCIVAGPKAPALADAMPWNQLPGPIKRVTQLLPLPKPLLPDPGVPMQLVHHDDVASAIALAVTTDAPPGAYNLAGDGVVSISDVATELGARPVRVPQFAATAASGLMARIPFLPSSLEWLHASRTSVVMDTGKAKTQLGWEPKYTAAETLSELGRSR; encoded by the coding sequence ATGGGTCTCACGGTCGCCGTCACCGGCCCGACGGGGGAAATCGGCATCTCGGCTGTCACCGCGCTGGACCGCGACCCGGTCGTCGAGCGGATCATTGGGATGGCGCGTCGTCCGTTCGACCCGGCGGGGCAGGGCTGGACCAAGACCGAGTACCGGCAGGGCGACATCACGGAGCGCGGCGACGTCGACGACCTGGTCGCGGATGCGGATGTCGTCGTGCATCTGGCCTTCATCATCATGGGGACGCGCGAAGAGAGCGCTCGGGTCAACCTCGCAGGCACCCGCAACGTGTTCGAGGCGACGGTGGCCGCGCAGCGACCGCGCCGCCTGGTCTACACCTCCTCGGTCGCCGCGTATGGCTACCACTCCGACAACCCTTCTCCGATCACCGAGGACGTTCCGCCGCGTGGTTCGCCCGAGCACTACTACTCCGAGCAGAAGGCGGCCTGCGAGGCGGCGTTGAAGGAGACCGTCGCAGGCTCTGACCTCGAGGTGTACGTCTTGCGCCCGTGCATCGTCGCCGGGCCCAAGGCGCCGGCACTGGCAGATGCCATGCCGTGGAATCAACTGCCGGGGCCCATCAAGCGGGTGACCCAGCTGCTGCCGTTACCGAAACCTCTGTTGCCCGATCCCGGCGTCCCGATGCAATTGGTGCATCACGATGACGTCGCCTCCGCCATCGCGCTGGCCGTGACCACTGATGCTCCTCCCGGTGCGTACAACCTGGCCGGTGACGGTGTGGTGTCGATCTCGGACGTAGCCACCGAACTCGGCGCCCGTCCCGTTCGTGTGCCCCAGTTTGCAGCGACTGCCGCATCAGGACTGATGGCCAGAATTCCATTCCTCCCGTCGTCCCTGGAGTGGCTGCACGCGAGCCGCACGTCGGTCGTCATGGATACCGGTAAGGCGAAGACCCAGCTGGGCTGGGAGCCGAAATACACTGCCGCCGAGACATTGTCGGAATTGGGACGATCGCGCTAG
- a CDS encoding phytoene desaturase family protein — protein MADFDAIVVGAGHNGLTAAALLQKAGLRTLCLDFKLYAGGMASTVELFDGFRFEIAGSVQIPTSAVVSRELGLDELPTVDLDVMSVSLRGVGDEPLVYYTDPMKLMTHINEVHGAEAVNGMAGLMAWCQAPTRALGRFEAGQPPKTLDEMYACATNEFERQTITDLLFGSVTDVIDRYLPDREKHGALRGMLSLLACNTTYRGPATPGTAAALAYGFAVPDENALLVKKLQGGIGALTSHLCDVFTSAGGELRLRSKVEEIQIADSRVSGVRLEDGTVITAPIVISGIAPDLTINGMIDPAALPADVRERFSGQDHRGSYLQMHFALDGIPEFAAPYELLNDPAMQSNIGIFSTPEELQRQWEECRHGIVPADPSIALQIPSVNDPGLAPEGKHAASAFSLWFPIEESDSSYGEMKAEMGQRVIDKITRLAPNFESLILKHTTFTPKHMGTMFGAPGGDYCHGLIHPDQIGPNRPGPKGYVDQPIPIDGLYLASAGCHGGPGITFVPGYNAAKQALADAT, from the coding sequence ATGGCTGACTTTGATGCGATCGTCGTCGGCGCGGGCCACAACGGGTTGACCGCTGCCGCACTTCTTCAGAAGGCGGGGCTGCGTACGCTCTGCCTGGACTTCAAGCTGTATGCCGGCGGCATGGCCTCGACTGTCGAGCTGTTCGACGGCTTCCGATTCGAGATCGCAGGGTCGGTGCAGATTCCGACCTCGGCCGTGGTCAGCCGCGAACTCGGACTCGACGAGTTGCCGACCGTCGACCTGGACGTGATGTCGGTGTCACTGCGTGGCGTCGGCGACGAACCGCTGGTCTACTACACCGACCCGATGAAGCTGATGACGCACATCAACGAGGTGCACGGCGCGGAAGCCGTCAACGGGATGGCCGGTCTGATGGCGTGGTGTCAGGCGCCGACGCGCGCCCTGGGCCGGTTCGAAGCCGGCCAGCCGCCCAAGACACTCGACGAGATGTATGCCTGCGCGACAAACGAATTCGAGCGACAGACGATCACCGATCTGCTCTTCGGCTCGGTTACCGATGTGATCGACCGCTACCTGCCCGACCGGGAGAAGCACGGCGCGCTGCGCGGCATGCTCTCGTTGCTCGCATGCAACACCACCTATCGCGGCCCAGCGACGCCGGGTACCGCGGCGGCGCTGGCCTACGGTTTCGCCGTTCCGGACGAGAACGCGCTCCTGGTGAAGAAACTCCAGGGTGGCATCGGCGCCTTGACGTCGCACCTGTGCGACGTGTTCACCTCGGCCGGCGGCGAATTGCGGTTGCGCAGCAAGGTCGAGGAGATCCAGATCGCCGACAGCCGGGTGAGCGGTGTCCGGCTGGAGGACGGGACAGTCATCACCGCGCCCATCGTGATCTCCGGTATCGCACCGGATCTCACCATCAACGGCATGATCGACCCCGCCGCGCTACCCGCCGATGTTCGTGAACGCTTCTCCGGCCAGGATCACCGCGGCAGCTATCTGCAGATGCACTTCGCGCTCGACGGCATACCGGAGTTCGCGGCGCCATACGAACTGCTCAACGATCCGGCGATGCAGTCGAATATCGGAATCTTCTCCACCCCCGAGGAACTGCAGCGGCAGTGGGAGGAGTGCAGGCACGGCATCGTGCCCGCCGACCCGTCCATCGCACTGCAGATACCGTCGGTGAACGACCCGGGCCTGGCGCCTGAAGGCAAGCACGCGGCATCGGCGTTCTCGCTGTGGTTCCCCATCGAGGAGTCGGATTCGAGCTACGGGGAGATGAAGGCCGAGATGGGGCAGCGGGTGATCGACAAGATCACCAGGCTGGCGCCCAATTTCGAGAGCCTGATTCTCAAACACACCACCTTCACTCCCAAGCACATGGGCACGATGTTCGGGGCGCCGGGCGGCGACTACTGCCACGGGCTGATCCACCCCGACCAGATCGGGCCCAACCGGCCAGGCCCGAAAGGCTACGTCGACCAGCCTATTCCGATCGACGGCCTCTACCTGGCCAGTGCCGGATGCCACGGTGGCCCCGGCATCACGTTCGTGCCCGGTTACAACGCGGCCAAGCAGGCACTCGCCGACGCGACGTAG
- a CDS encoding TetR/AcrR family transcriptional regulator, whose product MVRPAQTARSERTREALRQAAVVRFLAQGVEDTSAEQIAADAGVSLRTFYRHFASKHDLLFADYAGLQWFRTALAQRDPDESIIDSVHAAMMARPYDDWAVAQTAALRAQEIEPDRIVRHIRQVEADFAEAIVHRLTEENPPAPGTDEGMRVAITARCIAAAVFGAMEVWMLGQERSLPELSRLTREALDTIAKGIG is encoded by the coding sequence ATGGTCCGACCCGCCCAGACGGCACGAAGTGAGCGCACGCGCGAGGCGTTGCGGCAGGCCGCGGTGGTGCGGTTTCTCGCCCAGGGGGTCGAAGACACCTCGGCCGAACAGATCGCGGCTGATGCCGGGGTTTCGCTGCGGACGTTCTATCGGCACTTCGCGTCCAAACACGATCTGCTGTTCGCCGACTACGCCGGACTGCAGTGGTTCAGGACGGCGCTGGCGCAGCGCGATCCCGACGAGTCGATCATCGATTCGGTGCACGCCGCGATGATGGCGCGGCCGTACGACGACTGGGCGGTAGCGCAGACCGCCGCCCTGCGCGCACAGGAGATCGAACCCGACCGGATCGTGCGGCATATCCGGCAGGTCGAAGCTGATTTCGCCGAGGCGATCGTGCATCGCCTCACGGAGGAGAACCCGCCCGCACCGGGTACCGACGAGGGAATGCGCGTTGCGATCACGGCGCGGTGCATCGCGGCGGCGGTCTTCGGTGCGATGGAGGTGTGGATGCTCGGCCAAGAGCGCTCACTGCCCGAGTTGTCGCGGCTGACGCGGGAGGCGCTGGACACAATCGCCAAGGGGATTGGCTGA
- a CDS encoding DUF2834 domain-containing protein, with product MVSLIVHLVLGFATMALIVKTNPAIFARYSSGRQVTGLELFYYVAGIASVVLGYYFNNQYVAEYAPPGGMHNFIWGPGSWWEFITLGYANPAAASASQDYTIMSLLLFPLWSIVDGRRRGIKHPWLFCGFILFASSAFAWAAYLAVVERQHRHQQFGAPLQSAV from the coding sequence ATGGTTTCCCTGATCGTCCACCTCGTCCTCGGGTTCGCGACGATGGCTTTAATCGTCAAGACGAATCCGGCGATCTTCGCGCGCTACTCGTCCGGCCGTCAGGTCACCGGGCTCGAACTCTTCTACTATGTCGCCGGTATCGCGTCGGTCGTGCTCGGCTATTACTTCAACAACCAGTACGTCGCCGAGTACGCGCCGCCGGGCGGTATGCACAATTTCATCTGGGGACCCGGCAGTTGGTGGGAGTTCATCACGCTGGGATACGCCAACCCGGCTGCCGCCTCGGCCAGCCAGGACTACACGATCATGAGCCTGCTGCTGTTCCCGCTGTGGTCCATCGTCGACGGCCGTAGACGCGGCATCAAACACCCGTGGCTCTTCTGCGGATTCATCCTGTTCGCCAGCTCGGCATTCGCGTGGGCGGCCTACCTCGCCGTCGTCGAACGCCAGCACCGGCACCAGCAGTTCGGAGCGCCCCTGCAATCCGCGGTCTGA
- a CDS encoding ester cyclase, with amino-acid sequence MITDDLRERRLEVIREHMDTEVTKEFDRTLATFKNDSGGRPHYEIMATGQVFDGDDEVMGYYRTTRTAFPDQRHDNVVCHVADDAVIVEFDLLGTNLGEFYGLPPTGKAFRVPIIAVFYFEGDRVVNERIYFDSASLVTQIGRGELLAMAGEL; translated from the coding sequence ATGATCACAGACGATCTGCGCGAGCGGCGCCTCGAGGTGATCCGGGAGCACATGGACACCGAGGTGACCAAGGAGTTCGACCGCACCCTGGCCACCTTCAAGAACGATTCGGGGGGTCGCCCGCACTACGAGATCATGGCCACCGGACAGGTCTTCGACGGCGACGATGAAGTCATGGGCTACTACCGGACCACCAGAACCGCATTCCCGGACCAGCGGCACGACAACGTCGTATGCCACGTCGCCGATGATGCCGTCATCGTCGAATTCGACCTGCTGGGAACCAATCTCGGCGAGTTCTACGGCCTGCCGCCGACCGGCAAGGCATTCCGGGTACCGATCATCGCGGTGTTCTACTTCGAGGGCGACCGTGTCGTCAACGAACGCATCTACTTCGACTCGGCCAGCCTCGTCACGCAGATCGGGCGCGGCGAATTGCTCGCTATGGCGGGAGAGCTGTGA
- a CDS encoding MBL fold metallo-hydrolase encodes MKVHHLNCGTMNPYIAPRIVCHVLLIETDNGLVLVDTGYGTRDCDDHARVGPTRHLFKPVFDHGETALRQVERLGFNRSDVRHIVVTHFDMDHIGGISDFPDAQVHATRAEIKGAVREPTFQEKMRFRAVQWAHGPKIVEHEPTGEKWRGFAAAKELDDIAPGIVLVSLPGHTRGHACIAVDAGNRWVLHCGDAFYQQGTLDGISEVPRPIRIIEPLLAFDRKKVADNHARLAELYQRQEPDLLMVCAHDAELYEHAKATS; translated from the coding sequence GTGAAGGTCCACCATCTCAACTGCGGGACGATGAACCCGTACATCGCGCCGCGGATCGTCTGCCACGTCCTGCTCATCGAGACCGACAACGGGCTGGTGCTCGTCGACACCGGATACGGGACACGCGACTGCGACGACCACGCCCGGGTCGGGCCCACCCGCCACCTGTTCAAGCCGGTGTTCGACCACGGCGAGACGGCACTGCGTCAGGTGGAACGACTCGGGTTCAATCGCTCCGACGTCCGCCACATCGTCGTCACTCATTTCGACATGGACCACATCGGCGGCATCTCCGACTTCCCCGATGCCCAAGTCCACGCCACCCGCGCCGAAATCAAAGGAGCGGTAAGGGAACCGACGTTTCAGGAGAAGATGCGCTTTCGCGCCGTCCAATGGGCGCATGGCCCCAAGATCGTCGAGCACGAGCCGACAGGCGAGAAATGGCGAGGATTCGCCGCCGCCAAAGAGCTCGACGACATCGCGCCGGGAATCGTCTTGGTGTCGCTGCCCGGCCACACGCGGGGACACGCATGTATCGCCGTCGACGCCGGGAACCGCTGGGTGTTGCACTGCGGCGACGCGTTCTATCAGCAGGGCACCCTGGACGGCATTTCCGAGGTCCCCCGGCCGATCAGGATCATCGAGCCTCTTCTCGCATTCGACCGAAAGAAGGTGGCAGACAACCACGCTCGCCTCGCCGAGCTCTACCAGCGTCAGGAGCCCGACCTGCTGATGGTCTGCGCCCACGACGCCGAGCTGTACGAACACGCGAAAGCGACTTCGTAA
- a CDS encoding zinc-binding dehydrogenase: MRAVVITKHGDPSVLKVEHRPEPPPPGPGQVRIEVHAAGVNFADHLARVGLYPEAPKPPSVVGYEVSGTIEAVGPGVDEARVGERVLAGTRFGGYAEIVNVKASDTVVLPDRLTFEQGAAVPVNYATAWAALHGYGSPKAGERVLIHAAAGGVGTAAIQLAKPTGVEIHGTASPGKHQVLKDMGVDRTIDYRRDGWWKDLPPYDMVLDAIGGASLRRSYDLLRPGGKLIAYGISALQQGEKRSLRTVLPQLLPMLRGFNLTKQLSDSKAVVGLNMLALWDDRGTLEPWIGPLAKALADAVVRPIVHAAVPFDNAREAHRILAARENIGKVVLVP, encoded by the coding sequence GTGCGCGCCGTCGTCATCACCAAGCACGGTGATCCCTCAGTGCTCAAGGTCGAACACCGACCCGAGCCGCCGCCTCCCGGGCCGGGCCAGGTCCGTATCGAGGTGCACGCCGCCGGCGTCAACTTCGCCGACCATCTCGCGCGCGTCGGCCTCTACCCCGAAGCGCCCAAACCGCCCTCTGTGGTCGGCTACGAAGTTTCCGGGACCATCGAGGCGGTCGGTCCAGGTGTTGACGAGGCAAGGGTGGGCGAAAGAGTGCTGGCCGGAACGCGTTTCGGTGGATACGCCGAAATCGTGAACGTCAAGGCTTCCGATACGGTTGTGCTTCCGGACCGCCTGACCTTCGAGCAGGGTGCCGCCGTTCCGGTCAACTACGCGACTGCATGGGCCGCGCTACACGGATACGGCTCACCGAAGGCCGGTGAACGCGTCCTCATCCATGCGGCGGCAGGCGGCGTCGGCACCGCAGCGATCCAGCTGGCCAAGCCCACGGGTGTCGAAATCCATGGCACGGCGTCACCGGGTAAGCATCAGGTGCTCAAGGATATGGGCGTGGACCGCACCATCGACTATCGGCGTGACGGGTGGTGGAAAGATCTGCCGCCCTACGACATGGTGCTCGACGCGATCGGCGGTGCGTCGCTGCGCCGCTCCTACGACCTGCTCCGGCCCGGAGGCAAACTGATCGCGTATGGCATCTCGGCGTTGCAGCAGGGCGAGAAGCGTTCTCTACGTACCGTCTTGCCTCAGCTGCTACCGATGCTGCGCGGATTCAACCTGACCAAACAGCTTTCGGACTCCAAGGCAGTCGTCGGCCTCAACATGCTGGCACTCTGGGATGACCGCGGCACACTCGAACCGTGGATCGGTCCCCTGGCAAAGGCATTGGCCGACGCCGTCGTAAGGCCGATCGTGCACGCCGCCGTGCCGTTCGACAACGCGCGCGAGGCGCACCGCATCCTCGCCGCGCGCGAGAACATCGGCAAGGTCGTGCTGGTCCCCTAG